The following proteins come from a genomic window of Daphnia carinata strain CSIRO-1 chromosome 6, CSIRO_AGI_Dcar_HiC_V3, whole genome shotgun sequence:
- the LOC130689410 gene encoding phytanoyl-CoA dioxygenase, peroxisomal-like, which yields MAETRLKTVLGHMNGHVNGFQQGSVNGHSRFRYTLDNPLLSLEQRQFYEDNGFLVVPRLVSSQLLDACKERFLALCDRRLPWNGITMMKDISLAKSSTVTGERLYNKAQDFVYDDVLFQYCLYPPVLDHVECFIGPNIRAMHTMLINKPPDTGTQTSRHPLHQDLHYFPFRPADRIVCSWTAMERITPDNGCLIVLPGTHKGVLHQHDYPDWEKGVNKMYHGVRGYDNHPVVELPMEKGDTVFFHPILIHGSGMNRTNGFRKAISCHYSSADMEYIDIRGTSQENIAKEVEEIAKRRGMELEFQDIWRFRSRLCRGRDPMPVA from the exons ATGGCTGAAACAAGGTTGAAAACAGTCCTTGGACATATGAATGGTCATGTAAATGGATTCCAACAG GGATCCGTGAATGGTCATTCCAGATTCCGGTACACATTAGACAATCCCCTATTGTCACTGGAACAGAGACAGTTTTATGAGGACAATGGGTTTCTTGTGGTTCCCCGTCTTGTTAGTTCACAGCTTTTAGATGCTTGCAAAGAAAGATTTCTTGCCTTGTGTGATCGCCGCTTGCCATGGAATGGAATCACCATGATGAAAGACATCTCTTTGGCCAAAAGTAGCACAGTAACTGGTGAACGCCTATACAACAAAGCTCAAGATTTTGTGTATGATGATGTTCTCTTCCAGTATTGCCTTTACCCACCA GTTTTAGACCATGTTGAGTGCTTCATTGGACCCAATATTCGTGCCATGCATACGATGCTGATTAATAAGCCACCGGATACGGGTACCCAAACATCTCGCCATCCTCTTCATCAG GATTTGCATTATTTCCCCTTCCGTCCTGCGGATCGCATCGTTTGCTCTTGGACAGCGATGGAACGCATCACACCTGACAACGGATGCCTGATTGTCTTGCCCGGCACTCATAAAGGAGTTCTTCACCAACACGACTATCCTGATTGGGAGAAAGGTGTCAACAAGATGTATCATGGAGTTCGTGGATATGACAATCACCCAGTTGTCGAATTGCCGATGGAAAAAG GTGATACTGTGTTTTTCCATCCTATTCTAATTCACGGATCGGGAATGAATAGAACCAACGGATTCCGCAAAGCCATTTCGTGTCATTACag CTCGGCTGACATGGAATACATTGACATACGCGGTACCTCGCAGGAGAACATTGCTAAAGAAGTGGAGGAAATTGCCAAGCGTCGGGGCATGGAGCTCGAATTccag GACATTTGGCGTTTCCGTAGCCGCCTCTGTCGTGGCCGTGACCCAATGCCGGTAGCTTAA